Proteins co-encoded in one Salvelinus fontinalis isolate EN_2023a unplaced genomic scaffold, ASM2944872v1 scaffold_0926, whole genome shotgun sequence genomic window:
- the LOC129847680 gene encoding histone H2B-like, whose protein sequence is MELGEVGRTGLCLGEAASEWKAIMRARLHWANESRGAYEKAGVCPRPPNLLSFLFIRGESAVQPLIRSISIMPEPAKSAPKKGSKKAVTKTAGKGGKKRRKSRKESYAIYVYKVLKQVHPDTGISSKAMGIMNSFVNDIFERIAGESSRLAHYNKRSTITSREIQTAVRLLLPGELAKHAVSEGTKAVTKYTSSK, encoded by the coding sequence ATGGAATTGGGGGAGGTAGGGCGCACAGGTCTTTGTTTAGGCGAGGCCGCCTCTGAGTGGAAGGCTATTATGCGCGCTCGGCTCCACTGGGCAAATGAAAGCAGGGGCGCCTATGAGAAAGCAGGGGTGTGTCCACGGCCGCCGAATTTGCTTAGCTTCCTCTTCATAAGAGGGGAAAGCGCGGTCCAGCCCCTCATTCGAAGCATCAGCATCATGCCAGAGCCAGCAAAGTCCGCGCCCAAGAAGGGCTCCAAGAAAGCCGTCACCAAGACCGCAGGGAAAGGCGGCAAGAAGCGCCGAAAGTCGAGGAAGGAGAGCTACGCAATCTACGTGTACAAAGTGCTGAAGCAGGTCCACCCCGACACCGGCATCTCCTCCAAGGCCATGGGAATCATGAACTCGTTCGTGAACGACATCTTCGAGCGTATCGCCGGAGAGTCCTCTCGCCTGGCCCACTACAACAAGCGTTCCACCATCACCTCCAGGGAGATCCAGACCGCGGTGCGCCTGCTGCTCCCCGGAGAGCTGGCCAAGCACGCTGTGTCCGAGGGCACCAAGGCCGTGACCAAATACACCAGCTCCAAGTAA